In Phaeodactylum tricornutum CCAP 1055/1 chromosome 10, whole genome shotgun sequence, a single genomic region encodes these proteins:
- a CDS encoding electron carrier protein (unknown function; partial similarity to Ferredoxin) gives MNARRTLAFTLALLFDASAVGAFTSLLTTFKTSRISITYLPATVKPAPKNKGYEPKWKKKETLADQNGGIKDFKQIGLKGNVPVIFKQGNETRATVALAGQPLRDVATQADQFIKYGCGKGECGTCECLVNGQWIRPCQTNVPGNLAPGEEYVVQVKEVKNKAVSSGKFYSFRSFIMGFYNNLLGMVGFVKYRRAAKKNWLERQEYEDLIRQKTMQKKIARERSVEEDKNNKLSP, from the coding sequence ATGAATGCACGTCGTACACTCGCTTTTACTTTAGCCTTGCTCTTCGACGCTTCGGCAGTTGGAGCGTTTACATCTCTCTTGACAACCTTCAAAACGAGCCGTATCTCTATCACTTATTTGCCGGCCACAGTCAAACCTGCGCCAAAAAACAAGGGATACGAAcccaaatggaagaagaaggagACTTTGGCCGACCAAAATGGGGGCATCAAAGATTTCAAGCAAATCGGGCTCAAGGGAAACGTCCCGGTTATATTCAAGCAAGGCAACGAGACCCGCGCGACCGTCGCCTTGGCAGGGCAGCCACTTCGCGATGTCGCGACCCAAGCCGATCAATTTATCAAGTACGGATGTGGCAAAGGGGAATGCGGCACCTGCGAATGCCTCGTCAATGGACAATGGATTCGACCTTGTCAAACCAATGTACCCGGAAATTTGGCCCCGGGTGAAGAGTACGTTGTTCAGGTGAAGGAAGTCAAGAACAAGGCAGTTAGCTCCGGAAAGTTTTATTCTTTTCGATCTTTTATCATGGGATTCTACAATAATTTGCTCGGCATGGTTGGGTTCGTCAAATACCGTCGAGCAGCTAAGAAGAATTGGCTAGAGCGACAAGAGTACGAGGACTTGATTCGGCAAAAGACAATGCAAAAGAAGATAGCGAGAGAAAGATCTGTCGAGGAggacaaaaacaacaaattGTCTCCTTGA
- a CDS encoding predicted protein — MTFSCADRSTTMFPAFIPHGRQPTMEATTITPNDVLCGKDKTYGRHPGNQVFRQLIEASAHRYGTAQLKQEKMDMTQEIVQNMKEIYHARFLTLKGGEWHEISFGAARDKVSHALRFAAKQSSRESSPVSGDSNVIVIPSSSVFPQPDRDTVTTQFPALSNIVQRQQELLRHQQGTDDLADYHDITPIALSRNYSKTASEEQSHAFDTLRSSDMTDLLASSMDEDEWEIVRSMAQS; from the coding sequence ATGACTTTTTCCTGCGCGGATAgatcgacgacgatgttTCCGGCGTTCATTCCACACGGACGCCAACCGACAATGGAGGCAACAACCATAACGCCCAATGATGTGCTTTGTGGGAAAGACAAGACCTACGGACGGCACCCTGGCAACCAAGTTTTTCGTCAATTGATTGAAGCATCAGCTCATCGTTATGGAACCGCTCAATTGAAGCAAGAAAAGATGGATATGACGCAAGAGATTGTGCAAAATATGAAGGAGATTTACCATGCTCGGTTTCTCACCTTAAAAGGGGGCGAATGGCATGAAATCTCCTTCGGTGCTGCACGAGACAAGGTCAGCCATGCACTCCGTTTTGCGGCTAAGCAGTCTTCTCGCGAGAGCAGTCCAGTGAGTGGCGATTCGAATGTCATTGTAATTCCCTCTTCCTCTGTATTCCCTCAGCCCGATCGAGATACAGTGACAACACAGTTCCCTGCATTGTCTAACATAGTTCAGCGGCAGCAAGAGCTTCTACGTCACCAGCAAGGGACAGACGATCTTGCCGACTACCATGATATCACACCGATTGCTTTAAGTCGGAACTACAGTAAGACTGCTTCGGAAGAACAAAGCCACGCATTTGACACTCTACGAAGTTCCGACATGACTGATTTGCTCGCATCTTcaatggacgaagacgaatggGAGATTGTGAGATCTATGGCCCAAAGTTAG
- a CDS encoding predicted protein, whose translation MVGSLVYCLSIVPFFFNLTTRSEPPDQKFLTMKEDQDPSDDSYPSQMQSSPLTSSFRGDDTWTKGSITPNLLSKTRLDNQRHDHHWIVISIQSVFHRFVSVVHRIRHTRWGIPTLVMVIIMPPTLLFIPMLALADALLHLAQVIVATVPHYDDGLSQLIWIWDWIWGQILRSVDGRRRRRFLIITGTLLSITTPHTKQRRSQYDK comes from the coding sequence ATGGTAGGTTCGCTGGTGTATTGTCTTTCTATTGTTCCATTTTTCTTCAATCTCACTACCCGCAGCGAACCTCCGGACCAAAAATTTCTGACGATGAAGGAAGACCAAGATCCCAGCGATGACAGTTACCCATCCCAGATGCAGTCATCGCCTTTAACTTCCTCATTTCGAGGTGACGATACTTGGACTAAGGGTTCCATTACACCAAATTTACTTTCCAAAACCCGACTGGACAACCAACGTCATGACCATCATTGGATTGTGATAAGTATACAGTCTGTATTTCATCGATTCGTCAGCGTTGTTCACCGAATACGACACACACGGTGGGGAATACCAACGCTGGTCATGGTTATCATCATGCCTCCCACTCTTCTATTTATCCCCATGCTGGCCCTCGCCGACGCGCTGTTGCATTTGGCGCAGGTAATCGTGGCTACTGTTCCACACTACGACGATGGCCTCTCCCAACTAATTTGGATTTGGGATTGGATTTGGGGGCAGATATTGAGATCCGTGGACGGAAGGAGGCGTCGACGATTCCTGATTATCACAGGGACTCTTCTATCGATCACAACCCCCCACACGAAGCAACGGCGATCACAATACGATAAGTGA